Genomic DNA from Halobaculum sp. CBA1158:
TTCGCGACGCAGCAGCGCCTCGGCGACCCGGAGGTCGCGCGGACGGTTCACGTTCACCGCGAGGCCCTCGTCGGCGAGGACGAGCGATCGCTCGTCGGTCCCGCCGCCGTCGTCGCGGTCGCCGTCGCCGTCGCGGTCGCCGTCGTCTCCGTCGCCGTCGCTGTCGTCGCCGTCGTCATCGCTCCCGCCGACGACGTTCAGCCCGGTCGGGACGACCTCGCGGCCGTCGAGCGTCCTCGTCGTTCCCGGGTCGACGCTGACGCCGAGGTCGCGCTTCAGGGCGACGGGGACGTACGCCGCAAGCGACGCGTCGCCGGCGGCGTTGCCGGCGTCGTTCGCGTCCCCGCCGTCCCCGTCGCCGGCGGCCGCGAGGGCGCGGTCGACCGCGTCGGCCGACAGCAGCGGCAGGTCCGCGGCGACCGTGAGGACCGGCCGGTCGACCCGCGCCAGCGCGTAGCCGAGGTCGGCGACGTAGCCGTCGCCCGGGGCGTCGACGACGGACACGTCCGGCCGGTCGGCGAGTCGCTCCCGGGTCGCCGGGGTGTCCGGCGAGA
This window encodes:
- a CDS encoding NTP transferase domain-containing protein, coding for MDALVMCGGRGTRLGADGADTEKPLVLVDGVAMVERVRRALADSRVDRVHAAVSPDTPATRERLADRPDVSVVDAPGDGYVADLGYALARVDRPVLTVAADLPLLSADAVDRALAAAGDGDGGDANDAGNAAGDASLAAYVPVALKRDLGVSVDPGTTRTLDGREVVPTGLNVVGGSDDDGDDSDGDGDDGDRDGDGDRDDGGGTDERSLVLADEGLAVNVNRPRDLRVAEALLRRERDGRGRRDRDRPETGSTAVDTDDTHDTDTHSRS